A genome region from Mycolicibacterium litorale includes the following:
- a CDS encoding MerR family transcriptional regulator gives MPRFEARRARERSVDVIEYRLNELARISGVSTRNIRAYRERGLLDPPRRQGRSAFYNAYHLAQLDTINQLLRRGFSSAHIAEFFASMRAGADLADILGLQRSLFAAEGGRDENPPVARAVDIDADGEEAAQLVAYGLAEVIDGKVVFLDASIAEIVGRASDPMLYIRAIVRIVASTRRDVDTLAGVVADALQECIEARFGPDRTPDPLEMHRMVQDYRELANRLVARHLDEALDAQVSSRCGGDAAGALTRPAPPHAVREGS, from the coding sequence GTGCCGCGGTTCGAAGCACGACGCGCGCGGGAGAGGAGCGTGGACGTGATCGAGTACCGCCTGAACGAATTGGCGCGGATCTCGGGGGTGAGCACCCGCAACATCCGCGCCTACCGGGAACGCGGACTGCTGGACCCGCCGCGCCGCCAGGGCCGCTCGGCCTTCTACAACGCCTACCATCTGGCCCAGCTCGACACGATCAACCAACTGCTGCGCCGGGGCTTCAGCTCCGCGCACATCGCCGAGTTCTTCGCGAGCATGCGCGCCGGCGCCGACCTGGCCGACATCCTGGGCCTGCAGCGCTCGTTGTTCGCCGCCGAGGGCGGCCGCGACGAGAATCCGCCCGTGGCGCGGGCGGTCGACATCGACGCCGACGGGGAAGAGGCGGCCCAGCTCGTGGCCTACGGCCTCGCCGAGGTGATCGACGGCAAAGTGGTGTTCCTCGACGCGTCGATCGCCGAGATCGTCGGGCGCGCCTCCGACCCGATGCTCTACATCCGCGCCATCGTGCGCATCGTGGCCTCCACCCGACGCGACGTGGACACCCTGGCCGGCGTCGTGGCCGATGCGTTGCAGGAATGCATCGAGGCGCGGTTCGGACCGGACCGGACGCCGGATCCGCTCGAGATGCACCGGATGGTGCAGGACTACCGCGAACTGGCCAACCGGCTCGTCGCCCGCCACCTCGACGAGGCCTTGGACGCACAGGTCTCATCCCGGTGCGGTGGCGACGCGGCCGGCGCACTCACCCGACCGGCACCGCCGCATGCGGTCCGGGAGGGGAGCTGA
- a CDS encoding MFS transporter, whose product MRPWIVWATGLLAYIVAVMDRTTLGVSGLDAGERFSATPSVLATFVVLQVVVYAGAQVPAGVLLDRFGSRALIVAGAALMAAGQMTLAVSESLPAAIAARAVLGLGDALTFISVLRLVPHWFSPKRVPLVTQLTGICGQLGQVLSAVPFLAILGVAGWTAAYTSVAALGLASLVLTLVLVRDTPSGRHVPESTGTIGDTLRSVKSVWLRPGTRLGFFTHMGTQFSVTVFALMWGVPYLTVAQGLSTRTAGTLLSVSVVAAIASGVVIGIFTGRHPHRRSWLVLGIIGSNALAWTVVLALSGPAPLWLLVTLVVVISVGGPGSMVGFDFARTFNPSATLGTAQGMVNMGGFLASLLVMQAMGQILDAAGGYSFDTFRWAWTAQYAVWTLATIGILITRRKARRMMRLEQERMLFETFDASLAPRQDR is encoded by the coding sequence GTGCGGCCCTGGATCGTGTGGGCCACCGGACTGCTGGCCTACATCGTCGCGGTGATGGACCGCACCACCCTGGGGGTTTCGGGCCTCGACGCCGGTGAACGGTTCTCGGCCACGCCGAGCGTCCTGGCCACGTTCGTCGTCCTACAGGTCGTGGTCTACGCGGGCGCTCAGGTGCCCGCCGGGGTGCTGCTGGACCGCTTCGGATCGAGAGCCCTCATCGTCGCCGGGGCCGCGCTGATGGCGGCCGGTCAGATGACGCTGGCGGTGAGCGAGTCACTGCCTGCGGCCATCGCCGCCAGGGCGGTCCTGGGCCTCGGTGACGCCCTGACGTTCATCTCGGTACTGCGGCTGGTCCCCCACTGGTTCTCCCCCAAGCGGGTCCCGTTGGTCACGCAGTTGACCGGCATCTGCGGACAGCTCGGGCAGGTGCTCTCGGCGGTGCCGTTCCTGGCGATCCTCGGCGTCGCCGGATGGACCGCGGCCTACACCTCGGTGGCCGCCCTCGGCCTGGCGTCACTGGTGCTCACCCTCGTGCTGGTCCGGGACACGCCCTCTGGGCGGCACGTCCCGGAGTCGACCGGCACGATCGGCGACACGCTGCGCAGCGTCAAGTCAGTGTGGCTGCGGCCCGGGACGCGACTCGGGTTCTTCACCCACATGGGCACGCAGTTCTCGGTGACCGTCTTCGCGCTGATGTGGGGCGTTCCGTACCTGACCGTTGCCCAGGGCCTGTCGACGCGGACCGCGGGCACCCTGCTGTCGGTCTCGGTGGTCGCGGCGATCGCGTCCGGCGTCGTCATCGGCATCTTCACCGGCAGACACCCACACCGCAGGTCATGGCTCGTGCTGGGGATCATCGGCTCCAACGCCCTGGCGTGGACGGTGGTGCTCGCGCTGTCCGGGCCTGCGCCGCTGTGGTTGCTGGTGACGCTCGTCGTGGTCATCTCGGTCGGCGGACCGGGCTCGATGGTGGGCTTCGACTTCGCACGCACCTTCAATCCGAGCGCCACGCTCGGCACCGCCCAGGGCATGGTCAATATGGGCGGATTCCTCGCCTCGCTGCTCGTGATGCAGGCGATGGGACAGATCCTCGACGCGGCGGGCGGCTACTCGTTCGACACATTCCGGTGGGCGTGGACCGCGCAGTACGCGGTGTGGACGCTGGCCACCATCGGGATCCTGATCACCCGGCGCAAGGCACGGCGGATGATGCGCCTCGAGCAGGAACGCATGTTGTTCGAGACCTTCGACGCCAGCCTGGCCCCGCGCCAGGATCGCTAA
- a CDS encoding low temperature requirement protein A, whose amino-acid sequence MRGRDPHEVHRVATPLELLFDLTFVVAFGVAASQFAHLLAEGHLGGALAGFCFATFAVSWAWINFSWFASAYDTDDWVYRLTTMIQMVGVLILALGLPQLAASIDHGGHLDNRIVVAGYVVMRIALVAQWLRAAYEDPPRRAACLTYAGAVAVAQLGWIASIFVDTSVTVSLVIAALLALTEMSGPLVAERRMGGTPWHAHHIAERYGLLAIIALGEGVVGTVASLTAAVEELGWSTDTVLVAVAGTALTFGMWWVYFAEPFGPLLHERRQRSFTFGYLHIPVFGAIVATGAGLHTAAYYIEHHSALGATGTVLSVAVPVGVYILLVAASRVLLTGDRAPTAVLSTTLSAVVLVAAVVAAAAGVPMAWCLLIVTAAPVVTVASRAWLAGRFVRNGARVSRPV is encoded by the coding sequence ATGCGCGGGCGCGACCCGCACGAAGTCCATCGGGTCGCGACGCCCCTGGAACTGCTGTTCGATCTGACGTTCGTGGTCGCGTTCGGTGTGGCCGCCTCGCAGTTTGCCCACCTGCTCGCCGAGGGGCACCTCGGCGGCGCGCTGGCCGGGTTCTGCTTCGCCACGTTCGCCGTCAGCTGGGCGTGGATCAACTTCAGCTGGTTCGCCTCGGCGTATGACACCGACGACTGGGTCTACCGGCTGACCACGATGATCCAGATGGTCGGCGTGCTCATCCTGGCGTTGGGGCTGCCGCAACTGGCGGCGTCCATCGACCACGGCGGACACCTCGACAACCGGATCGTCGTGGCGGGGTACGTGGTCATGCGAATCGCGTTGGTAGCGCAGTGGTTACGGGCCGCGTACGAAGACCCGCCACGGCGCGCCGCGTGCCTCACCTATGCCGGCGCGGTGGCTGTCGCGCAGCTGGGCTGGATCGCGTCGATCTTCGTCGACACGTCGGTGACCGTGAGCCTGGTGATCGCCGCGTTGCTCGCGCTGACGGAGATGTCCGGCCCGCTGGTGGCCGAACGGCGGATGGGCGGCACACCGTGGCATGCCCACCACATCGCCGAGCGGTACGGGCTGCTCGCGATCATCGCGCTGGGGGAGGGCGTCGTCGGCACGGTCGCATCGTTGACCGCCGCGGTCGAGGAACTCGGGTGGTCGACCGACACCGTGCTCGTCGCGGTGGCGGGCACGGCGTTGACGTTCGGCATGTGGTGGGTGTACTTCGCCGAGCCGTTCGGGCCGCTTCTGCACGAGCGAAGGCAGCGCTCGTTCACGTTCGGCTATCTGCACATCCCCGTGTTCGGCGCCATCGTGGCCACCGGCGCCGGTCTGCACACCGCGGCCTACTACATCGAGCACCACTCTGCGCTCGGGGCGACGGGCACCGTGCTGTCGGTCGCGGTTCCGGTCGGGGTGTACATCCTGCTGGTCGCCGCGTCGCGCGTGCTGCTCACCGGCGACCGCGCACCCACGGCGGTGCTGTCGACCACGCTGTCGGCCGTCGTCCTCGTCGCGGCGGTGGTCGCGGCCGCCGCCGGAGTACCGATGGCCTGGTGCCTGCTGATCGTCACTGCGGCGCCCGTGGTCACCGTGGCGTCCAGGGCGTGGCTGGCGGGCCGGTTTGTCCGAAACGGTGCACGGGTATCTCGGCCGGTGTAG
- a CDS encoding ChaB family protein, with amino-acid sequence MPKTTKSGQAKKSELPSTLKKSDAKAQRTFAKAHDSAAEEYGEGERAHRVAYSALKHSYEKVGDHWEPKDEKGPSDQRAKSGGPNAKGETAEGVNANASKKHLIEVARRLDISGRSTMTKDELVSAIKKANRRESARKR; translated from the coding sequence ATGCCGAAGACCACAAAGAGCGGTCAGGCCAAGAAGAGTGAGTTACCCAGCACCCTGAAGAAGTCCGACGCCAAAGCGCAGCGCACGTTCGCCAAGGCCCACGACTCGGCGGCCGAGGAGTACGGCGAGGGCGAGCGCGCGCACCGGGTGGCGTACAGCGCGCTCAAGCACAGCTACGAGAAGGTCGGCGACCATTGGGAGCCCAAGGACGAGAAGGGCCCGTCGGACCAGCGGGCGAAAAGCGGCGGCCCGAACGCCAAGGGTGAGACCGCCGAGGGCGTCAACGCCAACGCGTCGAAGAAGCACCTCATCGAGGTGGCCCGGCGACTGGACATCTCCGGCCGGTCGACCATGACCAAGGATGAACTGGTCTCGGCGATCAAGAAGGCCAACCGGCGCGAGTCGGCCCGCAAGCGTTAG